The Siansivirga zeaxanthinifaciens CC-SAMT-1 region ATAGAGTTTAAATTACCACAACCAAGCTATACCATAAATACGCTTGTACATTTACAAGAAAAATACCCAAATCATGAGTTTGCACTTATTATGGGTGAAGACAATTTAGAAGGCTTCCATAAATGGAAAAACCACGAAGTCATTCTAGAAAACCATCATATTTATGTGTATCCCAGAATATCTAACGAAACCATAGAAACCCCTTTCGATCGTCACGAAAAAATACACCGCATTAATGCGCCTATCATGCAAATTTCTTCAACCTTTATACGCAGCGCTATTAAAGAAGGTAAAAATATTAAACCCATGTTTCCAGAACATGTTTGGAAATATCTCGACGAAATGAATTTCTAT contains the following coding sequences:
- the nadD gene encoding nicotinate (nicotinamide) nucleotide adenylyltransferase, encoding MKVGLYFGSFNPIHIGHLIIANHIEQYSDLNEIWFVVTPHNPFKKKSTLLDNYQRLEMVHLATQDYEHLKPCDIEFKLPQPSYTINTLVHLQEKYPNHEFALIMGEDNLEGFHKWKNHEVILENHHIYVYPRISNETIETPFDRHEKIHRINAPIMQISSTFIRSAIKEGKNIKPMFPEHVWKYLDEMNFYK